A window of Natrinema salifodinae contains these coding sequences:
- a CDS encoding DUF5789 family protein, with amino-acid sequence MTDVKLSRVETVLDDLDYPASNDQAAAEFEDVTLLLADGERNLGDLVERIDSDRFESVDDLKSALHNVLPREAVGEPYQSEGEG; translated from the coding sequence ATGACCGACGTCAAACTCAGCCGCGTCGAAACCGTCCTCGACGACCTCGACTATCCCGCCTCGAACGATCAGGCGGCCGCCGAATTCGAGGACGTCACGCTCCTGCTCGCCGACGGCGAACGAAACCTGGGCGACCTCGTCGAGCGGATCGACAGCGATCGCTTCGAGTCGGTCGACGACCTCAAGTCGGCGTTGCACAACGTCCTCCCGCGGGAGGCCGTCGGCGAGCCATACCAGTCGGAAGGCGAGGGATAG
- a CDS encoding DUF5787 family protein: MDPHTAEFGFELRVCRWAEMAWPPGEPAGDDSEIIVARQLGTKGRRWDTIVLECDPEGLRRRANFGPDRLDGDLRHVVRNAPAEWTYYRDALPHPGYPWRYVREAIHRADDRGILETRKSGNRIEIRRKWPYPDWVDRIVAIENKPDLDASAARALGSQLEYDVAVGLADEVWVATRPTGERVEPVLFEDLPVEAGILAFDPAAPTAEVAWYPRSLAVDEPGTRILERPDGGARDDSAARFEYVEPEAKAEKRLAIAERAYERGWRSFVDTMRPDCRHFQLRADGVGDAEAAGSGTAGQALPYCAAKGCAQTAAECAGTCPDFEPEPPAWRTRGWPIEGGPGTRYKEILDRRRRRRRSGL; this comes from the coding sequence GTGGACCCACACACTGCCGAGTTCGGGTTCGAACTACGCGTCTGCCGGTGGGCCGAGATGGCCTGGCCGCCCGGCGAACCGGCCGGCGACGACAGCGAAATCATCGTCGCCCGCCAGCTCGGAACGAAGGGGCGCCGCTGGGACACGATCGTCCTCGAGTGCGATCCCGAGGGGCTTCGCCGGCGAGCGAACTTCGGCCCCGATCGGCTGGACGGCGACCTTCGCCACGTCGTCCGGAACGCGCCCGCGGAGTGGACCTACTACCGCGACGCCCTTCCACATCCCGGCTACCCCTGGCGGTACGTCCGCGAGGCGATCCACCGCGCCGACGACCGCGGCATTCTCGAGACCCGCAAGTCGGGGAACCGGATCGAGATCCGCCGGAAGTGGCCCTATCCCGATTGGGTCGATCGGATCGTCGCCATCGAGAACAAACCCGACTTGGACGCCAGCGCCGCCCGCGCGCTCGGCTCGCAACTCGAGTACGACGTCGCCGTCGGCCTGGCCGACGAGGTCTGGGTCGCGACCCGGCCGACGGGCGAGCGCGTCGAACCCGTCCTCTTCGAGGATCTGCCGGTCGAGGCGGGGATCCTGGCGTTCGATCCCGCGGCCCCGACCGCCGAGGTGGCCTGGTACCCGCGCTCGCTCGCGGTCGACGAGCCGGGGACCCGGATCCTCGAGCGGCCCGACGGCGGCGCTCGGGACGACTCGGCGGCCCGGTTCGAGTACGTCGAGCCCGAGGCGAAGGCCGAAAAGCGGCTCGCAATCGCCGAGCGGGCCTACGAGCGCGGCTGGCGATCGTTTGTCGATACGATGCGTCCCGACTGCCGGCACTTTCAGTTACGGGCCGACGGAGTCGGAGACGCCGAGGCGGCCGGCTCGGGGACGGCCGGCCAGGCGCTGCCCTACTGCGCCGCCAAGGGGTGTGCCCAGACGGCCGCCGAGTGCGCCGGCACCTGTCCCGACTTCGAGCCGGAGCCGCCGGCCTGGCGAACCCGCGGCTGGCCGATCGAGGGCGGACCGGGAACCCGATACAAAGAGATTCTCGACCGACGCCGGCGGCGACGGCGGTCCGGGCTGTAG
- a CDS encoding MFS transporter, with translation MRRLAERLIAPFAVDRRVLALAGARMADGIGNSFLIIVIPLYVTSDVVGGTAFGLGESMIIGVILSLFGFLNSSVQPFTGRFSDRLGRRKPFILIGLAGLAMTNLAYVFAETYLSLLAIRGLQGVSVAFIVPSSVALVNELATRGDRGGNMGVYNTFRLVGFGAGPAVAGAVVSRGPYALPGGVTVGGFEAAFYIATIAATTSYLLVTVLVSDPESTAANAGADLSIPIRDRSGPNLLDPIFTLGVASLFMATAIALFATIQPQVNARLEQGATWFGLQFAAFIISQVALQTPIGRACDRYGRRPFIVAGMVLLIPTTLAQGYLLSSALMFVARLFQGVAAAMVFAPSLALAGDLAGEGESGSKLSILTMAFGYGIALGPLSSGALVGYGFEVPFVFGTGLAVLGAILVYTQVEETLETTASVPVVGDD, from the coding sequence ATGCGACGACTCGCGGAGCGGCTGATCGCGCCGTTCGCCGTCGACCGGCGGGTGCTCGCCCTGGCCGGCGCCCGGATGGCCGACGGAATCGGCAACTCGTTTCTGATCATCGTCATCCCGCTGTACGTGACCAGCGACGTCGTCGGCGGGACGGCGTTCGGCCTCGGAGAGTCGATGATCATCGGCGTCATCCTCTCGCTGTTCGGCTTTCTCAACAGCAGCGTCCAACCGTTCACGGGTCGGTTCTCGGACCGACTCGGCCGCCGGAAGCCGTTTATCCTGATCGGGCTCGCCGGCCTGGCGATGACGAACCTGGCCTACGTCTTCGCGGAGACGTACCTCTCGCTGCTGGCCATCCGCGGGCTGCAGGGCGTCAGCGTCGCCTTCATCGTCCCGTCGTCGGTCGCGCTCGTGAACGAACTCGCGACCCGCGGGGACCGCGGCGGGAACATGGGCGTCTACAACACCTTTCGCCTGGTCGGCTTCGGAGCCGGACCCGCCGTGGCCGGCGCCGTCGTGAGCCGCGGCCCCTACGCGCTCCCCGGCGGGGTGACGGTCGGCGGATTCGAGGCCGCCTTCTACATCGCGACGATCGCAGCGACGACGAGCTACCTGCTGGTGACGGTCCTCGTCTCCGATCCGGAGTCGACGGCGGCCAACGCCGGCGCGGACCTCTCGATCCCGATCCGCGACCGCTCGGGACCGAACCTGCTCGATCCGATCTTCACCCTCGGCGTCGCGTCGCTGTTCATGGCGACCGCGATCGCGCTGTTCGCGACCATCCAGCCGCAGGTGAACGCGCGCTTAGAGCAGGGCGCGACCTGGTTCGGCCTCCAGTTCGCGGCGTTTATCATCTCGCAGGTCGCCCTCCAGACCCCGATCGGACGGGCTTGCGACCGCTACGGCCGGCGGCCGTTCATCGTCGCCGGCATGGTGTTGCTGATCCCGACGACGCTCGCGCAGGGCTATCTCCTCTCCTCCGCGCTGATGTTCGTCGCCAGGCTGTTCCAGGGCGTCGCCGCCGCGATGGTGTTCGCGCCGTCGCTGGCCCTGGCGGGCGACCTGGCCGGCGAGGGCGAGTCGGGGTCGAAGCTTTCGATCCTCACGATGGCGTTCGGCTACGGGATCGCGCTCGGTCCGCTGTCGTCGGGCGCGCTCGTCGGGTACGGCTTCGAAGTGCCGTTCGTCTTCGGCACCGGCCTGGCCGTCCTCGGGGCGATCCTCGTCTACACGCAGGTCGAAGAGACCCTCGAGACGACGGCGTCGGTGCCGGTCGTCGGAGACGATTGA
- a CDS encoding DUF5797 family protein, translating to MTLSEEAKERLADVVELQPTKNSELQERWELDSGSEVHQYLENELGDYYFRDDNSLIRATAEAADLVDVEPGIESDPEDEGVPSRIRVPELQAQIVAVLAGPEAESESVVSVLHALRDEYDVDPEAEDVRSGLQSLRRKGVVEVEYRTVPTFRLAVEREDLEVDVSD from the coding sequence ATGACCCTCTCGGAGGAGGCCAAAGAACGGTTGGCGGACGTGGTGGAGCTACAGCCGACGAAGAATTCCGAGCTCCAGGAGCGGTGGGAGTTAGACAGCGGCAGCGAGGTCCACCAGTACTTGGAGAACGAACTCGGCGACTACTACTTCCGGGACGACAACAGCCTGATCCGGGCGACCGCCGAGGCGGCCGACCTGGTCGACGTCGAGCCCGGGATTGAGAGCGATCCGGAGGACGAGGGGGTCCCCTCCCGGATCCGCGTGCCCGAACTCCAGGCGCAGATCGTCGCGGTGTTGGCCGGACCCGAGGCGGAGTCCGAGAGCGTCGTCTCGGTGTTGCACGCGCTCCGGGACGAGTACGACGTCGACCCCGAGGCCGAGGACGTCCGCTCGGGCCTCCAGAGCCTGCGCCGCAAGGGCGTCGTCGAAGTCGAGTACCGCACCGTTCCTACGTTCCGCCTGGCCGTCGAGCGCGAGGACCTCGAGGTCGACGTGTCGGACTGA
- a CDS encoding transcription factor S: MEFCDECGSMMKADDGLWECGSCGFTKPKGDADQYIVTDDQEAGEIIESSGETSLPETDARCPECGNDRAHWYMQQIRAADESETRFFICTECEHKWREDDN, translated from the coding sequence ATGGAATTCTGCGACGAATGCGGTTCGATGATGAAGGCCGACGACGGGCTCTGGGAGTGCGGCAGTTGCGGCTTTACGAAGCCGAAAGGCGACGCCGACCAGTACATCGTCACCGACGATCAGGAAGCCGGCGAGATCATCGAGTCCTCCGGCGAGACCTCGCTGCCCGAGACCGACGCTCGCTGCCCCGAGTGTGGCAACGACCGCGCCCACTGGTACATGCAACAGATCCGCGCGGCCGACGAGTCCGAGACCCGCTTTTTCATCTGTACCGAGTGCGAGCACAAGTGGCGCGAGGACGACAACTAA